One genomic window of Polyangium aurulentum includes the following:
- a CDS encoding neprosin family prolyl endopeptidase, protein MLALAGMALLPGCGLLGAALGGNEAPERLPPPKEQRKDPPVLTAEQQSRQDEVDAYLAERYRALGWQIVETTQLAESGDIIDWLDPTSVPGADAPPPPNPDPAELEPPPGADVGVTELEVDSGAWGPAGTIPEWRPTFSGYVLGETGATSVEDWIENHQVLGQPDGQHRLYAGLGVQTPVIMASSRVNQWGGAVELGTVSLLEMAVKCLGSNPEETEELVGVAASRDEHNFRGEGPGLRLRIEFMSAGPKNAGDEEGGWHGQVTGFVPVIGRPFGPGAVLFESTLGGQQIDSQFQILLHEGDWWIGHQGRWLGYYPGRLFDLMSTSACAVEWYGEVYDPTPADWTWSDMGSGQFGDSNGWQQAAYFRSPYYLDEVGILHMVDDTAVAAYVRPSDPACYTVSSLHINNNDPTWQRYFFAGGPGGDAPGCD, encoded by the coding sequence ATGCTGGCGCTGGCGGGCATGGCGCTGCTGCCGGGATGTGGCCTGCTCGGGGCGGCCCTCGGCGGGAACGAGGCGCCGGAGCGGCTACCCCCACCGAAGGAGCAACGCAAGGACCCGCCTGTGCTGACGGCGGAGCAGCAGTCGAGGCAGGACGAGGTCGATGCGTACCTGGCCGAGCGCTATCGCGCGCTTGGGTGGCAAATCGTCGAAACAACCCAGCTCGCGGAGAGCGGCGACATCATCGATTGGCTCGACCCGACGAGCGTGCCGGGAGCGGACGCGCCGCCGCCGCCGAACCCCGACCCGGCCGAGCTGGAACCGCCGCCGGGGGCGGACGTGGGGGTGACAGAGCTCGAAGTCGATTCCGGGGCGTGGGGGCCAGCGGGGACGATTCCGGAGTGGCGGCCGACGTTCAGCGGGTACGTGCTCGGAGAGACGGGCGCGACATCGGTGGAGGATTGGATAGAGAACCATCAGGTGCTGGGGCAGCCTGACGGGCAACATCGGTTGTATGCGGGGCTAGGCGTCCAGACGCCTGTGATCATGGCCTCGAGCCGGGTCAATCAATGGGGCGGCGCGGTCGAGCTTGGGACGGTGAGCCTGCTCGAGATGGCCGTAAAATGCTTGGGCTCGAACCCTGAGGAGACCGAAGAGCTCGTTGGCGTGGCGGCGTCGAGAGACGAACACAACTTCCGCGGGGAAGGCCCTGGCCTGCGACTGCGGATCGAGTTCATGTCGGCTGGCCCCAAGAACGCTGGCGACGAGGAGGGCGGTTGGCATGGTCAGGTCACGGGTTTCGTGCCGGTGATCGGCAGGCCCTTCGGTCCAGGCGCTGTGCTCTTCGAGTCCACCTTGGGGGGGCAGCAGATCGACTCGCAGTTCCAGATCCTACTGCACGAAGGCGACTGGTGGATTGGTCATCAAGGCCGCTGGCTCGGCTACTACCCGGGCAGGCTCTTCGATTTGATGTCCACTTCGGCGTGCGCTGTGGAGTGGTATGGCGAGGTCTACGATCCAACGCCCGCCGATTGGACGTGGAGTGACATGGGGAGCGGGCAGTTCGGCGACAGCAACGGTTGGCAACAGGCGGCGTACTTCCGGTCTCCCTACTACCTCGACGAGGTAGGCATTCTCCATATGGTCGACGACACTGCAGTCGCGGCTTATGTAAGACCGAGCGACCCCGCGTGCTACACGGTGTCGAGCCTCCACATCAACAACAACGACCCGACGTGGCAACGCTACTTCTTCGCGGGTGGGCCCGGCGGAGATGCCCCAGGGTGCGATTAG